A region of the Candidatus Methanomethylicota archaeon genome:
TGGCTTCACACAAGTATTCCTAACACTCTCAAACGCCGTAATAGCTACGAGAATAGCGGTAAATGAAAGATTTTCAAGGAAGATAAAGGATGGACAACTAGCTTTAAACATGGGTTTAATGAATCTTCTAGCAGCATTCTTCGGATGCATACCACTATGCCATGGTGCAGGAGGGTTCATGGCCCAATACTTCTATGGAGCGAGAACTGGCGGTGCAATGGTAATGGAAGGTTTAATAGAAATAATCTCAGCAATATTCTTCTCAGCAACCGTCATGTGGATCTTCTCAAATTTCCCACTGGCAATAGTTGGTGCAATGCTAATCCCAGTATCCATAGAACTAGGGAAAGAAATCCTAAAATTAAAGAAACACATCGAATTAATCATAGCCCTACTCGTAGCAATAACATCATACCTAACAAACTTAACCATAGGCTTCATCCTTGGAACCACCACCTATTACATATTAAAAAGACACTTAACTCTATAACAGATAAAATACATTCCTAACATCCTCATTTAATGACTGACTTCATTAAAAAGTATACCGTTATCACCAGAGAAAGTTGAATTAACATTTTCATTTGAATAAATCTAAATCCAGCTTCAGAGAGGAGCCAAGCAGAAAGCAGCAATACAATTATATATTTTATTACCTTCTTATCTCGCCTCTTCATTAAGGGCATAAGAGCCATAATAAATAAGACAGCATTCACAGGATCATCCAGTAAACCCAATACCTTCCCTCCCACAACTAACTATCCATAAAACCATGTATAAACTTTAAGCCTAAACCAAAAGTGAATCCGTGGAAACATGCTTAGTCACCCATATTACCCAAAATATCTCCACAACTTAAAAAAACATAATCATAGGCTAAACCTCAACCTCCATATAGTTGTATATGCTAAGAATAACCTCTATGAAAATATCTCCCTCCTACAGATATTGGGGATCAGAAAAGTGTCAAGGTTATATTGAATTTTTCCTCTAAGCATAAAGTTTCATTTTTAGATTCTGTTTTGAGCTGCAGTTTTCATAGGAGGAGTGGGATTATCTTAGTGAGTTTTTCGCTTGCAATAGTGTAATTCATTAGGAAATCAATTTCCTTTGAGCTTTGAATTATTGTGTTCTTCATTTCCTTCCATCC
Encoded here:
- a CDS encoding putative sulfate/molybdate transporter, translated to GFTQVFLTLSNAVIATRIAVNERFSRKIKDGQLALNMGLMNLLAAFFGCIPLCHGAGGFMAQYFYGARTGGAMVMEGLIEIISAIFFSATVMWIFSNFPLAIVGAMLIPVSIELGKEILKLKKHIELIIALLVAITSYLTNLTIGFILGTTTYYILKRHLTL